CGATCGAGTTTTTTCGTGAGGTGTTGTTTCAGCTCCTCCTTGACGTCGTTGTAGAAACCCGTGGGCCGGCGCTTCGTCTTCCGGGCCACGATGTAGATGGATGAGGCGAGAGTGGCAGACTCTCTGGCTCTTAGCCTCGCCTGCATCTCGGTGTTGATGGGCCAGGCACCGGTCATGATGAGGCCAGAATCGAGCAGAGAGTTGACGAGCGTCTCCCAGCCCGCGGTCGATTTGTGGGCGTAGACGATGACGGCGATCCCGTCGGGCTTGAGCACCCGGTGGATCTCTTGAAAGGATTTCTTCAGCATCTCTTCAAAGAAGGCCTTGCCGTCCTCCCACCCACCGGGGCCGTTGGAGTAGGCGACAATCTCGTGCTTTTTCGGGGTCAGGGGGGTGGAGAAGAGGTCGGGGTAGAGATGGCCGATCGTCCGCTTGAGCCAGACATAGAAGAAGTCGGAAAGGTAGGAATAGGGCACGTTGTCGTAATATGGGGGGTCGGTGAGGACGGCGTCGAAATACTCCCTAGGAAGCGAAAGGGATGCAGCAGAAGACTGAGTAATGATAGCATGGCTGTCACATACAAACGTTTGCTTCAATGAATACAGAATCCTCTCGATTTGATCTATGAACGCGCCGCTGTGTGGGCAAAGGGGATTATTCTCGCCATAGTCCCAAGTCATAGGCAAAGCTTGTCGAGCGTAAACATCCACAGGACATTCAGCATCTGGTTTCCATCTTGTAAGACTTGATGAAAACATTAGAGTTCTATCCATTCCGAGCCCCAAATAACTCCCCACTGCCCTGGCATACTCTGCCTCATACCCCGCCTTGAGCATCTCGTCGTGGGCCTGGCGGACCTTGTCCGCAAAGGTGATGAGCGCCAGCTTCTGCCGGGCATTGAAGAGATCGCCCCAGGTGTTCATGCCGTATCGCTGAATCCTGAATCCTAATGTTCCTGCCGGCGGCAGGCCCTCATCCGGCACAGGGTCCATGCCCCATTGGAGCATCAGCTTCTCCCGTTTCTCTCTCAGGTATTCCTCGGCTTCCCTGAAAACGACCATGTCCCTCTCCGTGGCAAGCCGGTACTGCTTGCCGCTTCTGCCAGACCTGTGCAGGACAACGGCCACCATCCGCTCTGAGGCTTTCCCTTCCTGAAAGAGCCTGTGCGTTGTATCCGCATCCACTGTGGAGCCGCAGACCGGACAGGTGGCAACCGCCCGAGCCACCGTGCCGTGTGAGGGATCAAACCCGTCCGGCCATCTCTCGTACCCGTCGCCTACGATCTTGAACTTGACCCCACCGCCTTCTCGATAGGGAAAGAGGGCGACTCTTTTTCTCGCCTTCTTGGCAAGCCAGTATTGCCGCATCAGGGGGATCTCGGCGCCGCAGGAGGGGTTCTGGCAGGGGATC
This genomic interval from Deltaproteobacteria bacterium contains the following:
- a CDS encoding DUF1156 domain-containing protein, which produces MSSHSPISSKRERKRVKSDKRFIEETFPVKEVSIESAKEKNIRHGHISTLHIWWARRPLASSRATNYAALIPAAGDPEEWDKKRQFISEFSKWENSLNQTMIARAREDILKANDGKPPRVLDPFAGGGAIPLESLRLGCETYASDYNPVAVLILKCTLEYPQKYGRPKRVKSDDLLHTEKTINPLLEDVKKWGGWVLREAKKEIGRFYPEDGNGSTPVGYIWARTIPCQNPSCGAEIPLMRQYWLAKKARKRVALFPYREGGGVKFKIVGDGYERWPDGFDPSHGTVARAVATCPVCGSTVDADTTHRLFQEGKASERMVAVVLHRSGRSGKQYRLATERDMVVFREAEEYLREKREKLMLQWGMDPVPDEGLPPAGTLGFRIQRYGMNTWGDLFNARQKLALITFADKVRQAHDEMLKAGYEAEYARAVGSYLGLGMDRTLMFSSSLTRWKPDAECPVDVYARQALPMTWDYGENNPLCPHSGAFIDQIERILYSLKQTFVCDSHAIITQSSAASLSLPREYFDAVLTDPPYYDNVPYSYLSDFFYVWLKRTIGHLYPDLFSTPLTPKKHEIVAYSNGPGGWEDGKAFFEEMLKKSFQEIHRVLKPDGIAVIVYAHKSTAGWETLVNSLLDSGLIMTGAWPINTEMQARLRARESATLASSIYIVARKTKRRPTGFYNDVKEELKQHLTKKLDR